AGTGGAGCCTATGGTTCAACAGCCTCGCCTGGCTTTAACTTGAGTTTTATCATGGATTTTTTGCATCACTGGTTCCTGCCTTTCTTTACTATGTTTTTAGTTCAGCTTGGTGGCTGGGCAATCGGGATGCGGAATATGATTATGTATGAACAAAGTTCTAATTATTCTAAATATATGGAGACACTTGGTTCTTCAAATAAGTTAATTCGTAAATATGGATTTAGAAATGGAGTTTTACCTCAAGTAACAGGTCTTGCTCTTAGATTAGGTCGAATTGTAGGTGGAGCAATTACAGTTCAGGTAGTGTTTAACTATCCTGGTCTGGGAAGAATGCTGCTTGATGCAGTGCAAAATCAGGATTATTTTTTGATGCAGGGAATTTTCTTAACAATTGTAACAATGGTTTTAGTCGCAAACTTTATTGTAGATATAGTCTATATGTTCATAGATCCAAGAGTAAGATTGTCATTTACCGAGGAGGTGTAAGCTGTGTTTAAAGATTTTTGGGCAAAACATGAAAATTTATATTATGCTTTATCAAATAAAAAGGTTATTTTTGGCCTAACCATAGTAGTTTTAGTATTTATGCTGGCAGCTTTTGGACCGATGCTGACACCATATGAGTACGGAGAATATGCTGGAGCAGGATATTTGCCTCCATCTAGCGATCATTTTTTTGGAACAACAATTGATGGGCGAGATGTATTTACCAGAACTGTTTATGGTCTTCGTTCTACCCTTTTAGTAGGTGCAATAGCTGGAACTATAGCCACATTAGTGGGCTGTATAATTGGTTTTGTAGCCGGTTATTATGGGGGAACAATTTTTGACGAACTTTTAATGATGTTAACCAATATTTTTGTTGTTATTCCTCAGCTGGCTTTATTGATTGTAATCGCAGCTTTTCTGGAAGTGCGAGGGGTAGTAATTATGGCAGTAATTGTATCTTTAACCGCCTGGCCCTGGACAGCAAGAGCCGTTAGATCACAAACACTTTCTTTAAAAAATCAGGAATACGTATCTTTATCTAAAATTTCTGCTCTTAATGTTGGTAGAATTTTAAGAGAAGATATTGCGTCCAATATGTTTTCTTATGTGTTTATGGTTTTTATTCAGCAATTTAACTCTACCATGTTAGCAACAGTTCAGCTGGAATTCTTAGGGCTCGGTCCTACAAAAGGTATTTCTTTGGGACTTGTAATGCAAAATGCTGTAAATTGGAATGGAATTCAGCTTGGTATGTGGTGGTGGGCTATAATTCCTGGTTTGATTTTAGCAATTTTAATTACTGCACTTTACTTTGTTAATACAGGACTAGATGCAGCCTTTAACCCACGTTTGAGGGAGATGTAAGCAATGCGCGAAAATATATTAGAAGTTAAAAACTTAAAAGCATATTATGATATTTTAAAAGGACAGGTTAAAGCAGTAGACAATGTAACATTTAATTTAAAAAACGGTGAGATTCTTGGCTTAGCAGGTGAATCTGGTTGTGGTAAAAGTACCCTGGCCAGCAGTTTTATTTCCCGCAAAAAGCCACTGAAATATATTTCAGGTGATGTTGATCTAGTTGGCCATAAAATTATGGAAATGGATGAAAGTGAATTTAAAAAACTGCGTTTAAGAACTATTTCTTTAATTCCACAGTATGCACTTGATGCATTTTCTCCAACCAAAAAAATTAAAACATATATTGCAGATTTGGCCAGAGAGCAGGGAGTAAAGACTGACAAGGCATTTTTTGACAAAGTAAAAGAGCGTCTGGATCTAGTAAATTTAGATGAATCAGTTTTAAATAGATATTCAATTGAGCTTTCAGGTGGAATGAAGCAGAGAGTTATTATGGTTATTTCCACAATTTTAGACCCCGAATTTTTAATTGCAGATGAAATCACTTCTGCTTTAGATGTTAGTTCACAGCGTTTTGTGGCAACAATGCTTGCCAATTTAAGAGATTTAGAGATTATAAAATCAGCTATTTTTATAACTCATGATCTGTCTATTCTTTATCAGATAGCAGATCGAATTATGATTATGTATGCTGGTAACTTTGCTGAAATTGGTCCAACAGATGAAATTGTAGATAATCCACGGCATCCGTATACTAGATCGCTTATTGATTCTTTACCAAAAGTAGGTATTCAGTATAAAGATAAGAAGCTTGCTGGAATCGATGGAACACCACCTCATTTATTAAATATTGGTGAAGGTTGTCGTTTTAGAGAGCGCTGTCCTTATGCTATTGATAAATGCGAAGAAACTCCACCAAGAGAGCAGGTAGCAGAAGATCATTATGTCTCCTGCTGGAGATGGAAAGAGTTAGGAAGTGATTTAAGTGGCAAAAAATAATGATGTTGTAATGTCAGTAAGAAATTTATCCAAAATATTTAAAAG
Above is a window of Halanaerobium saccharolyticum subsp. saccharolyticum DSM 6643 DNA encoding:
- a CDS encoding ABC transporter ATP-binding protein, with amino-acid sequence MRENILEVKNLKAYYDILKGQVKAVDNVTFNLKNGEILGLAGESGCGKSTLASSFISRKKPLKYISGDVDLVGHKIMEMDESEFKKLRLRTISLIPQYALDAFSPTKKIKTYIADLAREQGVKTDKAFFDKVKERLDLVNLDESVLNRYSIELSGGMKQRVIMVISTILDPEFLIADEITSALDVSSQRFVATMLANLRDLEIIKSAIFITHDLSILYQIADRIMIMYAGNFAEIGPTDEIVDNPRHPYTRSLIDSLPKVGIQYKDKKLAGIDGTPPHLLNIGEGCRFRERCPYAIDKCEETPPREQVAEDHYVSCWRWKELGSDLSGKK
- a CDS encoding ABC transporter permease; its protein translation is MFKDFWAKHENLYYALSNKKVIFGLTIVVLVFMLAAFGPMLTPYEYGEYAGAGYLPPSSDHFFGTTIDGRDVFTRTVYGLRSTLLVGAIAGTIATLVGCIIGFVAGYYGGTIFDELLMMLTNIFVVIPQLALLIVIAAFLEVRGVVIMAVIVSLTAWPWTARAVRSQTLSLKNQEYVSLSKISALNVGRILREDIASNMFSYVFMVFIQQFNSTMLATVQLEFLGLGPTKGISLGLVMQNAVNWNGIQLGMWWWAIIPGLILAILITALYFVNTGLDAAFNPRLREM